A portion of the Oscillospiraceae bacterium genome contains these proteins:
- a CDS encoding MATE family efflux transporter: MTQTQSRKKNLFQMNVDLMHGPIFRSLVLFMLPILISNLFQQLYNTVDTMIVGNVLGDTALAAIGSCGAIYELLVGFGLGIGNGLAIVAARAYGAQDEDLLKRTVAGSLVIGLVASLTITTAGFFGLRPLLELLDTPAEILEDAYRYIIIIDLGVIVMFAYNLCAGLLRAIGNSVMPLVFLLLSSALNVVLDLWFIAGMGMGVAGAAVATVIAQGVSVVLCILYVMTRVRILIPGRKHLDVGRKLYWDLFSQSISMGLMSSIVSAGSVILQYGINGLGTLTIAGHTAARKLFAFTDMPLIAMANAASTFVSQNYGAGQPERIRKGMREIYLYSLVVMVVTVLLMQVSAEWLVRMVSGSSEALVLENGARYLRWTSPFYAVLGVLLSTRYALQSLGEKVLPLFSSVIEFLGKVVFVLVFIPRFAYDAVILCEPVVWCFMTLYLVAVYRCNPFVFPKKQ, translated from the coding sequence ATGACCCAGACCCAGTCCCGGAAGAAGAACCTCTTCCAGATGAATGTAGACCTGATGCACGGCCCCATCTTCAGGAGTCTGGTGCTGTTCATGCTGCCCATTCTCATTTCCAACCTGTTCCAGCAGCTGTACAACACCGTGGACACCATGATCGTGGGCAACGTGCTGGGCGACACCGCCCTTGCTGCCATTGGCTCCTGCGGAGCCATCTACGAGCTTCTGGTGGGCTTCGGCCTTGGCATCGGCAACGGCCTTGCCATCGTGGCAGCGCGCGCCTACGGCGCTCAGGACGAGGACCTGCTCAAGCGCACGGTGGCCGGGTCGCTGGTCATCGGACTGGTGGCGTCGCTGACCATCACCACGGCGGGCTTTTTCGGCCTGCGGCCCCTGCTGGAGCTGCTGGACACCCCCGCCGAAATTCTGGAAGATGCCTACCGCTACATCATCATCATTGATCTGGGCGTCATCGTCATGTTCGCTTACAACCTGTGCGCGGGCCTGCTGCGGGCCATCGGCAACAGTGTGATGCCGCTGGTGTTCCTGCTGCTCAGCTCGGCGCTGAACGTGGTGCTGGACCTGTGGTTCATTGCCGGGATGGGCATGGGCGTGGCCGGTGCCGCTGTGGCTACCGTGATCGCACAGGGCGTGTCGGTGGTGCTGTGCATCCTCTATGTCATGACGCGGGTGCGCATCCTCATCCCGGGCCGGAAGCATCTGGACGTGGGCCGCAAGCTGTACTGGGACCTGTTCAGCCAGAGCATCTCCATGGGCCTGATGAGCAGCATCGTGTCTGCCGGTTCGGTGATCTTGCAGTACGGCATCAACGGGCTGGGCACCCTGACCATCGCCGGACACACGGCGGCCCGCAAGCTGTTTGCCTTCACGGATATGCCGCTCATCGCCATGGCGAATGCGGCGTCCACCTTCGTTTCCCAGAATTACGGCGCAGGCCAGCCGGAGCGCATCCGCAAGGGCATGCGGGAGATCTACCTGTATTCGCTGGTGGTCATGGTGGTGACGGTGCTGCTGATGCAGGTGAGCGCCGAGTGGCTGGTGCGCATGGTGTCCGGCTCGTCGGAGGCCCTCGTGCTGGAAAACGGCGCACGCTATCTGCGCTGGACCTCCCCCTTCTATGCGGTGCTGGGGGTGCTGCTGTCCACCCGCTATGCCCTGCAGAGCCTGGGCGAAAAGGTGCTGCCGCTGTTTTCCAGTGTCATCGAGTTCCTGGGCAAGGTGGTGTTCGTGCTGGTGTTCATCCCCCGCTTTGCCTACGATGCGGTCATCCTCTGCGAGCCGGTGGTGTGGTGCTTCATGACGCTGTATCTGGTGGCGGTATACCGCTGCAATCCCTTTGTGTTCCCCAAAAAACAATGA
- a CDS encoding histidinol-phosphatase HisJ family protein gives MADYKKSSVHCHSTMCDGKNTLQDMASAACAQGLTTLGFTGHSYTQRDREYCMSPSRTAQYKATIAKLKAEYKGKVDILCGIEWDILSEDKRTGYDYWIGSAHHLYGKNTGKYYEIDFRPQDLWDCINDDFDADPLAAVEAYFAEVEKVAALKPDILAHIDLIKKLNAKGEFFDEESPRYKAAALKALQAAKDNDCLLEVSTGGVYRGYRKDFYPGPWLLGEWQKMGGKVIITSDSHDIASLTYGFDEAAAAIKAAGFTSVEVLTGHGFETQEL, from the coding sequence ATGGCAGATTATAAGAAGTCCAGTGTCCATTGCCACTCCACCATGTGCGATGGCAAAAATACCTTGCAGGATATGGCAAGTGCTGCGTGCGCGCAGGGCCTGACCACGCTGGGCTTCACCGGCCATAGCTACACCCAGCGCGACCGCGAATACTGCATGAGCCCCAGCCGCACCGCCCAGTACAAGGCCACCATCGCCAAGCTCAAGGCCGAGTACAAGGGCAAGGTGGACATCCTGTGCGGCATCGAGTGGGACATCCTCAGCGAGGACAAGCGCACCGGCTACGATTACTGGATCGGCAGCGCACACCACCTGTACGGCAAGAACACCGGCAAGTATTACGAGATCGACTTCCGCCCGCAGGACCTGTGGGACTGCATCAACGACGACTTCGACGCCGACCCGCTGGCCGCTGTGGAAGCCTACTTTGCCGAGGTGGAAAAGGTGGCCGCCCTCAAGCCGGATATTCTGGCCCACATCGACCTGATCAAGAAGCTGAACGCCAAGGGTGAGTTCTTCGACGAGGAGTCGCCCCGCTACAAGGCTGCTGCTCTCAAGGCCCTGCAGGCCGCAAAGGACAACGACTGCCTGCTGGAAGTGAGCACCGGCGGCGTTTACCGCGGCTACCGCAAGGACTTCTACCCTGGCCCCTGGCTGCTGGGTGAGTGGCAGAAGATGGGCGGCAAGGTGATCATCACCTCCGATTCCCACGACATTGCCAGCCTGACCTACGGCTTTGACGAGGCCGCTGCCGCCATCAAGGCCGCAGGCTTTACCAGCGTGGAGGTGCTCACCGGCCACGGCTTTGAGACGCAGGAGCTGTAA
- the hisIE gene encoding bifunctional phosphoribosyl-AMP cyclohydrolase/phosphoribosyl-ATP diphosphatase HisIE, which translates to MELKFDEKGLIPAIVQDHYTKEVLTLAYMNAETLALTIAEGRTVFWSRSRQEIWRKGETSGNVQRVVSITADCDKDALVVEVVKSGPACHTGAESCFFNEVYVSPELKQFSWQGLYELIKGRKDSPKEGSYTTYLFEKGKEKILKKVGEECTEVIIAGEKEDKEETVYEISDLAYHVLVLMVSAGITVEDVTRELEKRHVIDHKVKQERMQ; encoded by the coding sequence ATGGAGCTGAAATTTGACGAAAAGGGCCTGATCCCTGCCATCGTGCAGGATCACTACACCAAAGAGGTGCTTACCCTCGCGTACATGAACGCTGAGACGCTGGCCCTCACCATTGCCGAAGGTCGCACCGTGTTCTGGAGCCGCAGCCGTCAGGAGATCTGGCGCAAGGGCGAGACCAGCGGCAACGTGCAGCGGGTGGTGTCCATCACTGCCGACTGCGACAAGGACGCACTGGTGGTGGAAGTGGTCAAGTCCGGCCCGGCCTGCCACACCGGGGCCGAGAGCTGTTTCTTCAACGAAGTATACGTCTCCCCGGAGCTGAAACAGTTCAGCTGGCAGGGCCTGTATGAGCTGATCAAAGGCCGCAAGGATTCCCCCAAAGAGGGCAGCTACACCACCTACCTGTTTGAAAAGGGCAAGGAGAAGATCCTGAAAAAGGTGGGCGAAGAGTGCACCGAGGTCATCATTGCAGGCGAAAAAGAGGACAAGGAAGAAACCGTTTACGAGATCAGTGATCTGGCCTACCATGTTCTGGTGCTGATGGTCAGCGCCGGCATCACGGTGGAGGACGTGACCCGTGAACTGGAAAAACGACACGTCATTGACCATAAGGTCAAGCAGGAAAGGATGCAGTGA
- the hisF gene encoding imidazole glycerol phosphate synthase subunit HisF, producing MITKRIIPCLDVRSGRVVKGTNFEGIRDVADPVEMARMYNAAGADELVFYDITASFEGRALFTDILTRVASEVFIPLTVGGGINTLEDFDRVLKCGADKVSVNSGALRDPDLIPAAARRYGNQCVVLSADVKRVNGQFRVFAKGGREDTGRDALDWIRWCVDHGAGEICLNSIDTDGVRNGFDLEMLDAVAARVDVPIIASGGAGKKEDFLELFHHKGIDAGLAAGIFHQKLLTIRDLKEYLAENGVEMRL from the coding sequence ATGATCACAAAACGCATCATCCCCTGCCTGGACGTGCGCAGCGGGCGCGTGGTCAAGGGCACGAACTTTGAGGGCATCCGGGATGTGGCCGACCCCGTGGAGATGGCCCGGATGTACAATGCGGCCGGGGCCGACGAGCTGGTGTTCTACGACATCACCGCCAGCTTTGAGGGCCGCGCCCTCTTCACCGACATCCTCACCCGGGTGGCCAGCGAGGTATTCATCCCGCTCACCGTGGGCGGCGGCATCAACACGCTGGAGGACTTTGACCGGGTGCTGAAATGCGGTGCCGACAAGGTCAGCGTCAACTCCGGTGCCCTGCGCGACCCTGACCTGATCCCGGCGGCAGCCCGGCGCTACGGCAACCAGTGCGTGGTGCTCTCGGCGGATGTCAAACGGGTGAACGGCCAGTTCCGGGTATTCGCTAAGGGCGGCCGCGAGGACACCGGCCGGGATGCGCTGGACTGGATCCGCTGGTGCGTGGACCACGGTGCCGGGGAGATCTGCCTGAACAGCATCGACACCGACGGCGTGCGCAATGGCTTTGATCTGGAAATGCTGGACGCTGTGGCGGCCCGCGTAGACGTGCCCATCATCGCCAGCGGCGGTGCCGGAAAAAAAGAGGATTTTCTGGAGCTGTTCCACCACAAGGGCATCGACGCGGGCCTTGCGGCCGGCATCTTCCACCAGAAGCTGCTGACCATCCGGGACCTGAAGGAATATCTGGCGGAGAATGGCGTGGAAATGCGCCTGTAA
- the hisA gene encoding 1-(5-phosphoribosyl)-5-[(5-phosphoribosylamino)methylideneamino]imidazole-4-carboxamide isomerase, translating to MQLFPAIDLRGGKVVRLTQGDYSRMTVYGEDPCAQARQFLTAGAKNLHVVDLDGAKDGTLSNYDTIAALAKQGGLYIEVGGGIRTEERIENYLSLGVGRCILGSVAVTDFDFTARMLQKYGDRIAVGVDAKDGYVAIHGWKEVSAEPGVDFCRRLADAGCTAIIYTDIACDGAMQGTNLALYRQLAAEVPGVAFTASGGISSEAEILELKEMGTAAAILGKSLYTGALDLERCVQLVQD from the coding sequence ATGCAACTGTTTCCAGCCATTGATCTGCGCGGCGGCAAGGTGGTGCGCCTGACCCAGGGCGACTACAGCCGCATGACTGTATACGGCGAGGATCCCTGTGCCCAGGCACGGCAGTTCTTGACCGCAGGCGCAAAGAACCTCCACGTTGTCGACCTGGACGGCGCGAAGGACGGCACCCTTTCCAATTACGACACCATTGCCGCACTGGCCAAACAGGGCGGGCTGTACATCGAGGTGGGCGGCGGCATCCGCACCGAGGAGCGCATTGAAAACTATCTTTCCCTCGGCGTGGGCCGCTGCATCCTGGGCAGCGTGGCGGTGACGGATTTTGATTTCACCGCCCGGATGCTGCAAAAATACGGCGACAGGATCGCCGTGGGCGTGGATGCCAAGGATGGCTATGTGGCCATCCACGGCTGGAAAGAGGTCAGCGCCGAGCCGGGCGTGGACTTCTGCAGGCGGCTGGCAGACGCCGGGTGCACCGCCATCATCTACACCGATATCGCCTGCGACGGTGCCATGCAGGGCACCAATCTGGCCCTGTACCGCCAGCTGGCAGCAGAGGTGCCCGGCGTGGCCTTTACGGCCAGCGGCGGCATCTCGTCCGAGGCGGAGATTCTGGAACTGAAAGAGATGGGCACCGCAGCCGCGATTCTGGGCAAGAGCCTGTACACCGGCGCACTGGACCTTGAACGCTGCGTACAACTGGTACAGGATTGA
- the hisH gene encoding imidazole glycerol phosphate synthase subunit HisH, giving the protein MIAIMDYGVGNLFSLKSSLAQLGQDTVVTADPDTIRKADRLILPGVGAFGDAMDKLVATGLVPVIRAEAEKKPLLGICLGMQLLFEKSYEYGEHAGLGFIQGEVCPLEPDLTDKSLKVPQIGWNALYIVKDDPLFKYIHEGEYVYYVHSYYGKNCTGSTLATSEYSIPVTGAVRAGKVYGTQFHPEKSGDTGLRILKAFAEL; this is encoded by the coding sequence ATGATCGCGATCATGGATTACGGCGTGGGCAACCTGTTCAGCCTGAAATCCAGCCTTGCACAGCTGGGGCAGGACACGGTGGTCACCGCCGACCCCGATACCATCCGCAAAGCCGACCGGCTCATCCTGCCCGGCGTGGGTGCCTTTGGCGACGCCATGGACAAGCTGGTGGCCACCGGCCTTGTGCCGGTCATCCGGGCCGAGGCGGAAAAAAAGCCGCTGCTGGGCATCTGCCTGGGCATGCAGCTGCTGTTTGAAAAAAGCTATGAGTACGGCGAACACGCGGGCCTGGGATTTATCCAAGGCGAGGTGTGCCCGCTGGAGCCGGACCTGACGGACAAGAGCCTGAAGGTGCCGCAGATCGGCTGGAACGCACTGTACATCGTGAAAGACGACCCGCTGTTCAAGTACATCCATGAGGGCGAATACGTCTATTATGTGCACAGCTATTACGGCAAGAACTGTACCGGGAGTACACTGGCGACCAGCGAGTATTCCATCCCGGTCACCGGCGCGGTACGGGCGGGCAAGGTGTACGGTACCCAGTTCCACCCAGAAAAGAGCGGCGACACCGGCCTGCGCATCCTGAAAGCGTTTGCGGAGTTATAA
- the hisB gene encoding imidazoleglycerol-phosphate dehydratase HisB: MENRMISLERNTNETQIDLTLDLDGSGRYEIDTGCGFLNHMLELFARHGRFDLVLTCHGDVEVDYHHTTEDVGIALGQAFARALGDMRGIQRYGSFHLPMDEALILCAVDLSGRCTLNWDIHCTTEKVGDFDVECAKEFWLGFARSVPATVHFVQFAGENTHHILEACFKGAGHALSAAVKIDEAHKDEIPSTKGLLV; encoded by the coding sequence ATGGAAAACCGGATGATCTCTCTGGAACGCAACACCAACGAGACCCAGATCGACCTGACGCTGGATCTGGACGGCTCCGGCCGTTACGAGATCGACACGGGGTGCGGCTTCCTGAACCACATGCTGGAGCTGTTTGCCCGGCACGGCCGGTTCGATCTGGTGCTCACCTGCCACGGGGACGTGGAGGTGGACTACCACCACACCACCGAGGATGTGGGCATCGCGCTGGGGCAGGCGTTTGCCCGGGCGCTGGGCGATATGCGCGGCATCCAGCGCTACGGCAGCTTCCACCTGCCCATGGATGAAGCGCTGATCCTGTGCGCGGTGGACCTGTCCGGCCGCTGCACCCTGAACTGGGACATCCACTGCACCACCGAGAAGGTGGGCGATTTTGACGTGGAGTGCGCCAAGGAATTCTGGCTGGGCTTTGCCCGCAGCGTGCCCGCCACCGTCCACTTTGTACAATTTGCGGGCGAAAATACTCACCACATCCTCGAAGCCTGCTTCAAGGGGGCCGGACATGCGCTGAGCGCGGCGGTGAAGATCGACGAAGCCCACAAGGACGAGATCCCCTCCACGAAAGGACTGCTGGTATGA
- the hisC gene encoding histidinol-phosphate transaminase: MSRFLSPTLSAVTPYTPGEQPQDQQYIKLNTNESPYLPSPAVVAAVSEAEVEKLRLYSDPACADLLRAAAAHFRLQPDQIMPGNGSDENLFFALRAFCDEQHPLAYADITYGCYGVWCGLLHIPSHIIPLKDDFTLDPKDYDGLHQTIVIANPNAPTGLALPRSAIEGILQANPDNVVIVDEAYVDFGGESCVPLIDRYENLLVVQTFSKSRQLAGARLGLAMGNAKLIADLNRVKFSLNPYNINRLTLKAGQAALEDTAYFDRTRAAIVDTRSWTKQQLEARGFAVLDSRSNFLFASTDRKDGGTLYKALKQNGILVRHFDAPRIANWLRITIGTPEQMQALVETLDKILEE, translated from the coding sequence ATGAGCCGTTTTCTTTCCCCCACCCTGTCCGCTGTCACCCCCTATACGCCGGGCGAACAGCCGCAGGACCAGCAGTACATCAAACTGAACACCAACGAAAGCCCTTATCTGCCGTCCCCGGCGGTGGTGGCGGCGGTGAGTGAAGCCGAAGTGGAAAAGCTCCGCCTTTACTCCGACCCCGCCTGTGCCGACCTGCTGCGGGCAGCAGCGGCCCACTTCAGGCTGCAGCCGGATCAGATCATGCCCGGCAACGGCAGCGACGAGAACCTGTTCTTTGCGCTGCGGGCCTTCTGCGACGAACAGCACCCGCTGGCCTATGCCGACATCACCTATGGCTGCTACGGCGTGTGGTGCGGGCTGCTGCACATCCCCAGCCACATCATCCCGCTGAAGGATGATTTCACGCTGGACCCGAAGGACTACGATGGCCTGCACCAGACCATCGTCATCGCCAACCCCAACGCCCCCACCGGCCTTGCCCTGCCGCGCAGTGCCATCGAGGGCATCCTGCAGGCCAACCCCGACAACGTGGTCATCGTGGACGAGGCCTATGTGGACTTTGGCGGCGAGAGCTGCGTGCCCCTCATCGACCGGTACGAGAACCTGCTGGTGGTGCAGACCTTTTCCAAGTCCCGCCAGCTGGCCGGTGCCCGGCTGGGTCTGGCCATGGGCAATGCAAAGCTCATTGCCGACCTGAACCGGGTCAAGTTCAGCCTGAACCCCTACAACATCAACCGCCTGACCCTGAAGGCCGGGCAGGCCGCGCTGGAAGATACGGCCTACTTTGACCGCACCCGTGCCGCCATCGTGGACACCCGCAGCTGGACGAAGCAGCAGCTGGAAGCCCGCGGCTTTGCAGTGCTGGACAGCCGGTCCAACTTCCTGTTTGCAAGTACGGACCGGAAAGACGGTGGGACACTTTACAAAGCGTTGAAGCAAAACGGCATTCTGGTGCGGCATTTTGACGCACCCCGCATCGCCAACTGGCTGCGCATCACCATCGGCACGCCGGAGCAGATGCAGGCCCTTGTGGAAACACTGGACAAAATTCTGGAGGAATGA
- the hisD gene encoding histidinol dehydrogenase has translation MIKLYNFDELKPEEILNRDIRAEKNVEDVVDGIIADVRARGDEALKDYALKFDGAVIENLQVTQEEIDEAFAGMDPYFLETLRQAAANIENFHRQQVHKNFVVNDKPGIVLGQKYTPIEKAGVYVPGGTAAYPSTVLMDVIPAKVAGVAEIVMTTPAGKDGKVNPVILAAAATAGVTKIFKTGGAQAVAALAYGTQSIPAVDKIVGPGNIYVAAAKRKVFGKVGIDMIAGPSEILVLADGGCNPAWVAADLLSQAEHDKLASPVLVTDSADLAKAVQAELEVQIPQLPRAAIARASVDDNGKIIVCTDLHKAIEACNIIAPEHLEVCVEDPFGVLNEIKNAGSIFLGRNVPEALGDYFAGPNHTLPTSGTARFSSPLGVDDFVKKSSFLYYTREALGEVAPRIADFAEREGLHAHAKSVTIRYEK, from the coding sequence ATGATCAAGCTGTACAACTTCGACGAGCTGAAGCCCGAAGAGATCCTGAACCGTGACATCCGCGCCGAGAAGAACGTGGAGGACGTGGTGGACGGCATCATTGCCGATGTGCGTGCCCGGGGCGACGAGGCCCTGAAGGACTACGCCCTGAAATTTGACGGGGCTGTCATTGAAAACCTGCAGGTCACACAGGAAGAGATCGACGAGGCCTTTGCGGGCATGGACCCCTACTTTCTGGAGACGCTGCGGCAGGCGGCGGCCAACATCGAGAACTTCCACCGCCAGCAGGTGCACAAGAACTTTGTGGTGAACGACAAGCCCGGCATCGTGCTGGGGCAGAAGTACACCCCCATTGAAAAGGCGGGCGTGTATGTGCCCGGCGGCACGGCGGCCTACCCCTCCACCGTGCTTATGGATGTCATCCCCGCCAAGGTGGCGGGCGTGGCCGAGATCGTCATGACCACCCCCGCCGGGAAGGACGGCAAGGTGAACCCGGTCATTCTGGCCGCCGCCGCCACGGCAGGCGTGACCAAAATTTTCAAGACCGGCGGCGCACAGGCTGTGGCGGCGCTGGCCTACGGCACCCAGAGCATCCCTGCCGTGGACAAGATCGTGGGCCCCGGCAACATCTATGTGGCTGCCGCCAAGCGCAAGGTGTTCGGCAAGGTGGGCATTGATATGATCGCAGGCCCCAGCGAGATTCTGGTGCTGGCCGACGGCGGCTGCAACCCCGCCTGGGTGGCCGCCGACCTGCTGAGCCAGGCCGAGCACGACAAGCTGGCCAGCCCCGTGCTGGTCACCGACAGCGCCGACCTCGCCAAGGCCGTGCAGGCCGAGCTGGAAGTGCAGATCCCTCAGCTGCCCCGCGCCGCCATCGCCCGCGCCAGCGTGGACGACAACGGCAAGATCATCGTCTGCACCGACCTGCACAAGGCCATCGAAGCCTGCAACATCATCGCCCCGGAGCATCTGGAAGTGTGCGTGGAGGACCCCTTCGGGGTGCTGAACGAGATCAAAAACGCGGGCAGCATCTTCCTGGGCCGCAACGTGCCGGAGGCACTGGGCGATTACTTCGCCGGCCCCAACCACACCCTGCCCACCAGCGGCACGGCCCGCTTCTCCAGCCCGCTGGGCGTGGACGACTTCGTCAAGAAGTCCAGCTTCCTCTACTACACCCGCGAGGCACTGGGCGAAGTGGCCCCTCGCATTGCTGACTTTGCGGAGCGCGAGGGCCTGCACGCCCACGCAAAGAGCGTGACCATCCGGTACGAGAAGTAA
- the hisG gene encoding ATP phosphoribosyltransferase — protein MEFDLSTLQPKERASFALRALYEAAGCRKYHMGRFEEYSLYQANRSFLSSEQVITFTDLDGRLLALKPDVTLSIAKTAQPAPGETLRYYYHENVYRPSAESHTFKEIGQMGLEFLGGVGEAEVQQAVCLAAQSLGQLGTDWVLEVSHMGYLFGLLDALQVPEDARAGLLRKLGQKNAHELRAAALAAGLDEDAADTLCRVLTLCGGCADTLPRAEALCRNDAMRAAVAELQGLAGPLEQAGGAIRLDLTLAGEMEYYNGLVFQGYLKALPRPLLKGGRYDLLMQQFTPGAGAIGFAVYLDELDRLSAPLPPVQKNSTDKVMLNVALPKGRLGDKVYNLLAGIGYGCPEDYNATRKLVVENPAAGIRYFLVKPSDVAIYVEHGAADVGIVGKDILTEAEADVYELLDTGLGKCRMCVAAPADYQDDPGRPVRVATKFVNIAKVYYASQGRDIDIIKLNGSIELAPILGLSDVIVDIVETGTTLRENGLKVVTEFLPISARFIANKASYQFKHAEMDTMLEKLRAQLQNKEEAK, from the coding sequence ATGGAATTTGATCTTTCGACGCTGCAGCCCAAGGAGCGTGCCTCCTTTGCACTGCGGGCGCTGTACGAGGCCGCAGGGTGCCGCAAGTACCACATGGGCCGGTTTGAGGAGTACAGCCTGTATCAGGCCAACCGCAGCTTTCTTTCGTCGGAACAGGTCATCACCTTCACCGACCTGGACGGCCGTCTGCTGGCTCTCAAGCCGGACGTGACCCTCTCCATTGCCAAAACGGCGCAGCCCGCCCCCGGCGAGACGCTGCGCTACTACTACCACGAAAATGTCTACCGCCCCTCGGCAGAGAGTCACACCTTCAAGGAGATCGGCCAGATGGGTCTGGAATTTCTGGGCGGTGTGGGCGAAGCGGAAGTGCAGCAGGCCGTGTGTCTTGCGGCGCAGTCGCTGGGGCAGCTGGGCACCGACTGGGTGCTGGAAGTGAGCCACATGGGCTATCTGTTCGGCCTGCTTGATGCTTTGCAGGTGCCGGAGGACGCCCGCGCGGGCCTGCTGCGCAAGCTGGGCCAGAAAAACGCCCACGAGCTGCGGGCCGCTGCCCTCGCCGCCGGGCTGGACGAGGACGCCGCCGACACCCTGTGCCGGGTGCTGACCCTCTGCGGCGGCTGCGCCGACACCCTGCCCCGTGCCGAAGCCCTGTGCCGCAACGACGCCATGCGGGCCGCGGTGGCAGAGCTGCAGGGGCTGGCCGGGCCGCTGGAACAGGCGGGCGGTGCCATCCGGCTGGACCTGACCCTGGCCGGTGAGATGGAATACTACAACGGCCTTGTTTTTCAAGGCTACCTCAAAGCCCTGCCCCGCCCCCTGCTCAAGGGCGGCCGGTACGACCTACTGATGCAGCAGTTCACCCCCGGGGCCGGTGCCATTGGCTTTGCGGTCTATCTGGACGAGCTGGACCGCCTGAGCGCTCCCCTGCCGCCGGTGCAGAAGAACAGCACCGACAAGGTGATGCTGAACGTGGCCCTGCCCAAGGGCCGTCTGGGCGACAAGGTCTACAATCTGCTGGCCGGCATCGGCTACGGCTGCCCGGAGGACTACAACGCCACCCGCAAGCTGGTGGTGGAGAACCCGGCGGCCGGTATCCGCTACTTCCTCGTCAAGCCCAGCGATGTGGCCATCTACGTCGAACACGGCGCGGCGGATGTGGGCATCGTGGGCAAGGACATCCTCACCGAGGCGGAAGCCGACGTGTACGAGCTGCTGGACACCGGCCTTGGCAAATGCCGCATGTGCGTGGCGGCCCCGGCCGATTATCAGGACGACCCTGGCCGACCGGTGCGGGTAGCCACCAAATTCGTCAACATTGCAAAAGTCTACTACGCCTCGCAGGGGCGGGACATCGACATCATCAAGCTGAACGGCTCCATCGAGCTGGCCCCGATCCTGGGCCTGTCGGATGTCATTGTGGATATCGTGGAGACCGGCACCACCCTGCGGGAGAACGGCCTGAAGGTGGTCACCGAATTTTTGCCCATCTCGGCCCGGTTCATTGCCAACAAGGCGAGCTACCAGTTCAAACACGCTGAAATGGACACCATGCTGGAAAAGCTGCGGGCGCAGCTGCAGAACAAGGAGGAAGCAAAATGA
- the trxA gene encoding thioredoxin: MAVVTITTENFAQEVLHSDKPVLLDFWASWCGPCRMLSPIVDEVAEERTDVKVGKVNVDEQPDLAAQFGVMSIPTLLVFEQGKLVRQAVGARPKAGVLELLG; the protein is encoded by the coding sequence ATGGCAGTTGTGACCATTACGACCGAAAACTTTGCGCAGGAAGTGCTGCACAGCGACAAGCCGGTGCTGCTGGACTTCTGGGCCAGCTGGTGCGGCCCCTGCCGCATGCTCAGCCCCATCGTGGATGAGGTGGCCGAAGAGCGCACCGACGTCAAGGTGGGCAAGGTGAATGTGGACGAGCAGCCGGACCTGGCGGCACAGTTCGGGGTGATGAGCATCCCCACCCTGCTGGTGTTCGAGCAGGGCAAGCTGGTGCGTCAGGCCGTGGGTGCCCGCCCCAAGGCCGGTGTGCTGGAGCTGCTGGGTTAA